From the genome of Deferribacteraceae bacterium V6Fe1:
TAACAGGTAAAAGGAGGAAGATGTGCCAAGAGCAAAAGGTGGTTTTAAAACCAGAAGAAGAAGGAACAAATGGCTCAAAGTCAGTAAAGGGTTTGTTGGTGTTCCCAATAATGTTTACAAAAAGAGCCGTGAAGTAGGTGAACGAGCCTTAGCTGAATCCTATAAAGGGAGAAAACAGAGGAAAAGGGATTTTAGAAGGCTTTGGATTATTAGGATTAATGCTGCTGTTAGACAGTATGGTTTAAGCTACAGCAGATTTATCGGTATGCTTAAAGATAAAAATATCGATATTGACCGCAAGGTCTTGTCAGAAATGGCAGTTAATAATCCTCAAGAATTTGAGCAATTGGTTAAAAAGGTCTCAGCTTAAGACCTTTTAGACGGGGTGCAAAAGCACCCCTTTATTTTTATCTAAAGTTATAATATAAATTTTCGTTAAACATAATCGGGGTGTTTTATGGATTTAGGTGTCGATATTAAAAGTATTTTGGAAGAGATAGAGAAAGTATCTAACCTTAGTGACCTATATCAACTAAAGGTTAAATATCTTGGTAAAAAAGGGATAATATCACAGCTTAATAAAAATCTAAAAGATATAGAAAGCGATAAAAGAGCTGAGTTTGGAAAGAAAATACATGAGTTGAGAGTTTTGTTTGAAAATAGCTATGATGAGAAAGAAAAAGCATTGAAAGAGATTGAAAGAAAACAGAAGCTTGCTTCTGAAAAAATAGATATTACGCTTCCGGGCTTTCCTATAAATTATGGAAGTATTCACCCTATAACAAAAGTTTACAACGAAATTGTTGATATATTTACTGCTATGGGGTTTGAAGTAGCAACCGGACCTGAGATAGAGTCAGATTTTTATAACTTTGAGGCTTTAAACATTCCTAAAGCTCACCCTGCAAGGGATATGCAGGATACTTTTTATATATCAGAAGAAGTGCTCCTTAGGACTCATACTTCCCCTGTTCAAATAAGGACAATGTTGGAACAAAAACCTCCGGTAAAAATAATTGCACCGGGAAAAGTTTACAGGTGTGATAGTGATGTAACTCATACACCTATGTTTCATCAGGTTGAAGGCTTATTAGTGGATGAAAAGGTCACTTTTGGTGATTTAAAGGGGACATTAACACTTTTTATAAAGAGACTTTTTGGAGATGATGTTCCTGTAAGGTTTAGACCGAGCTTTTTCCCTTTTACCGAACCTTCTGCAGAAGTAGATATGGGGTGTGTAATTTGTAACTCTAATGGTTGCAGGGTTTGTAAAAATACCGGTTGGCTTGAGATTTTGGGATGCGGTATGGTTCATCCGAATGTGTTTAAATCTGTTGGTTATGATTCCCAAAAGTACAGAGGTTATGCATTTGGAATGGGAATAGAGAGAATTACGATGCTGAAGTTTGGTATTAATGATTTGAGACTATTTTTTGAAAACAATCTAAAGTTTTTGAGTCAATTTTAGGGGTGAATTATGAAGGTTAGTTTAGATTGGTTAAAGGATTTTATTGATATAGATGGCATTGACCCGCATGAGATTGCTGACAGACTTACTATGTCCGGTCTTGAAGTGGAGGCTGTGGAGTATATCCCTGCTATAGAGAATATTGTTGTAGCTAACGTTTTAGAAAAGAAAAAACATCCTGATGCAGATAAACTTTCAGTATGTAAGGTATATGATGGGAATGAAGAATATCAAGTAGTTTGTGGTGCCAAAAATGTTGATAAGGGGCAAAATATAGTTTTTTGTAAAATAGGAGCAGTGTTGCCGGGAGATTTTAAAATCAAAAAGGCTAAGATAAGGGGTGTGGAGTCTTTTGGTATGATTGCATCCCTTAGTGAGCTTGGACTTGAAGAAAAAAGTGAAGGTATTTATGTTTTGCCGGAAGATATTAAGATTGGGGATGACCCTAACAAAATTTTGGGGCTTGGGGATTATGTCCTTGAAATATCAATTACACCTAACAGGGCAGATTGTCTAAGTGTAATAGGTGTTGCAAGGGAGATAGCTGCATTGTATGGTTTGCAGGTAAAAGAAAGGGAGTTTTCAATTCAGGAATTAGAAGAGGATGCAAATAAATATTCCTATGTGAAAGTGAAAAATAGTGAGATATGTCCTGTATATCTTGGTAGAATCATAAAAGATGTGACCATAAAGCAATCTCCATTATATATACAAAATAGGCTTCGTAAGGCCGGTATTAGACCTATCAACAATATAGTAGATGTTACAAATTATGTCCTTTTGGAATATGGTCAGCCCCTTCATACATTTGACTTAAATGAGATAGAAGGTGGAATTGTAGTTAGAAATGCCGACAAAGGTGAAAAAATAGTAACCCTTGACGGTAAAGAGAAAGTTTTAGATGAGTCGATGCTTGTAATTGCAGATGAGAAGAAAGCCGTTGCTGTGGCAGGCGTTATGGGTGGGGAGTATTCGGGTATCAATGATAATACTAAAGATGTATTTTTGGAATGTGCTTATTTCAAACCCGACAGTATTAGGTTAACTGCACGCAGGCTTGGTATGCAGACAGATTCCTCTTATAGGTATGAAAGAGGAATAGATATGAAAAATACTTATAAGATGGTAGACTATGCCGCTTACCTTTTATCAAAGCTATCCGGCGGTAAAATCTTAAAGAATACACTGAGTGATAATCCAAAAGGTTATGAGGATAAAGAAGTTAAAGTTAATTTTGACAAGATAAACTCTTATATCGGGCTTCAAATTTCAGAAGATGAAATTGTCAACATATTAAAAAGACTCAATTTTAAATTATCAAAACAAGGCACTGATTATGTTGTGGTGCCCCCTTCATACAGGGTGGATATAGAGATTTGGCAAGATATAGTTGAAGAAGTGGCAAGAGTTTACGGTTATAACAATATACCAACCTCTACTCCTGAAATTTTGGCTGACGGAAGAGTTAAAAAACCACTATTAAAAGCAGTAATGGATATAAAAAGACATCTTGCAGCTTTAGGTTTTGTGGAGGCTATAAATTATTCTTTTACATCTGAAAAAATTTTAAGCCATTTTGACGACAGTAAAAAATTTGTCAAACTTTTAAATCCTATTTCAGAAGACTTGGCGGTAATGAGGACATTTGTTTTTCCAAGCCTTTTGATGAATATTAAAAATAATTTAAATAATGGATACAAAAACGTCAGATTTTTTGAAGTTGCTTCTACCTATTTAAAAAAGGATGATGGGCTTCCTGAGCAAAAAGTTAGTCTCTCTATTGCGGTTACAGATGATTTTTTTGGGCTTTATTGGGATAAAATAAAAAAGACTGAAACTTTTTATTACCTGAAAGGGGTTTTGGAAAATATAGGTAAGTTTTTCAATGTAAACTTTAATTTTGTGAGGTCTGACTTTGAGTTTCTTCACCCCGGAAAATCAGCTGATATTTATATAGAAGATAAAAAAATCGGCTTTATTGGTTGCATTCATCCTGATATTAATGAAAAAATAGATATCGATCTTCCTGTCTATGTTGCTGAATTGGAGTTGGAAGAGCTTGTAAATATTGTTAAAGACAGAAAAATTAAGTTTAAGAGTTTTTCTGTGTATCCATTTGTTTACAAAGATTTATCTCTATTAGTCAAAAAGGATATTTTCAGTGAAGATATAAGAAAATTTATATTGTCATATGACCCGCTTATTGAAAACTGTATTGTTTTTGATAAGTTTGAAGATGAAAAAATTGGTTTGGAAAATGTCAGTCTTGCTTTTAGAATTTACTTTTTACATAATGAAAAGACATTAACTGACGAAGAGACCAATGGAATCTTGACTAGACTAGTTTCAGATTTGGAAAAACGTTTTTTAGCTAAATTAAGATAGTTTGTGGGGGCTTTGCCCCCATTTTTTTTAGGTTTTTTATTTTATTTATTTTTATTGTTGACCAAATAGGTTAAATTTTCTAATTTCTTATAATATGTCGGGAAAATATGGTTTTTTGTATTTTTATAAATAGAGTATAGCACTCCGGAGAGCCGAATGATAGATGCCAAAAACTATAAAGTACTTGTTGTTGATGACGAAGATTATATCAGAGAGAGTATTGAAATAATCTTAAGGACTGAAGGCTTTGAGGTTTTTTCTGTTAATAGCGGACCAAAAGCTTTGCAGGTTTTGCAGGAGAAAAATATAGATGTTGTTTTAACCGACATTAAAATGCCTGAAATGGATGGGGTCACCCTTTTAAAAAAGATAAAAGGGGAGTATCAGGTTGAGGTTATTTTGATAACTGGTTTTCCAAGCCTTGACACAGCCGTGGAAAGTGTCAAATTTGGTGCATACGATTATATTACCAAACCTTTTAAAGTTGAGGATTTATTAAATAAAATATTAAAGGCAATTGAAAATAAAAAGTTAAAAAAAGAAGTTGTCGAGTTAAATCAGATTATATCAATTTACGATTCGAGCAAATTTTTTGCTAATATTATGCATGTTGATGAAATATTTGAGAAAATGAATACAATTATCTTTGATTTTCTGAAAAATGATGGATATTTTATAAGACTTTTCACAAGAGAATATATAAAGGATGTGAATGTAGATAAAAATCTTAACAAGTTTATTACCGATAACTTTAGTTATAAGGAAGCATTGACTATATTTTCAAATTTAGAACACTATGAAACAACAGTAAAGTTAAACGGTAAAGATATAAATCTCTTATTATTACCTATGAAGAGCAGAGAAGGTTTGTGGGGGATTGTAGGTGTTTTCAGAGAAGGTTCCAGAAGTTATTCAGATTTGGACTGTAAAGTACACGGTATCTATATTGATCAATTCTCTTTATCCTTGTTAAATGTTTATAGTTTTGAAGATTTGTCGAAAGGTTATTTGGAAACTATAACGGCTCTTTCAAAGGCTGTTGATGCTAAGGATCATTATACAATGGGGCATTCGGAGAATGTTAAAAGGTATTCTTTGATGATTGTTGAAGAGTTGGGGCTTAATGAAGAATTTAAAGATGCAATGATATATGCCGGATTATTGCACGATATTGGCAAGATTGGTGTCCCCACTGAAATAATAATTAAGCCTGATAGATTGACGAATGAAGAATACGAAGAGATGAAAAAGCACCCTATTCATGGCAAAGATATCTTGTCCCCTATTGAGTTTCTGGGTGATGTACCGTATTACGTTTTATATCATCATGAAAAATTGGATGGTAGCGGATACCCCTACGGACTAACAGCTGAAGATATCCCTTTGGGAGCAAAAATATTGCATGTTGCCGATTCTTATGATGCAATGACTACAGATAGAAGTTATAGAATGAGGAGAGATCCAAAGCTTGCCTTTGAAGAACTTGACAGATGCACAGGGACTCAATTTGACAGGGAAATTGTTGCAGCTTTTAAGTCTGCAATGAGGAAAAAAGGTAATATATAATTGGAAGGTGAAATGAAAAGTTTGTTGAAAAAAGATTTGTTAGAGCTTGGAAAAGAAGCTTTTAATATAAAAAAACAGCTTTACGGCGATGATGTTTTTTTCGTGAGAAATGTTCATCTTAATTATACTAATATATGTGTAAATCATTGTAGATTTTGTGCTTTTGCTAAAGATGAGGGTGAAGATAATGCTTACGAAATGTCAGTTGATGATGTTTTGAAATATCTTTCAGACAAGGCAGTCGGTTGTGTGGAAGTCCATATTGTTGGCGGGTTACATCCTTCAAAGCCATTTGAGTTTTATTTAGACATGATTCAAAGCATTAAACAGGCATACCCTTTTCTTACAATTAAGGCTTTCAGTGCAGTTGAGATTGATTACTTTTCAAGAATTTCAGGACTTAGTATTGATGGTGTTTTTGATAAATTAAAATTATCCGGGCTAGAAATGCTTCCTGGGGGCGGAGCGGAAATATTGGATAAGAAGATTAGAAATCAGATTTGCCCCGAAAAGATTGATGCTGATAGATGGTTGTATATTATGGAATCAGCTCATAATAACGGAATTAGGACAAATGCAACAGTACTTTATGGACATTTAGAAACTGAGGAAGATATATTGGAACACTTGTTAAAAATAAAAAAACTGCAAGATAAGACTGGAGGTTTTTCGGCATTTATCCCATTATCTTTTCACCCTGAAAACACTTTTCTTTCAGAAAGGCTGCCGGTAACTGGAGTCGAGGACTTGAGAGTTATTGCTTTAAGTAGAATAGTTTTGGATAATATTCCCCATATAAAGGCTTATTGGGTGATGCTTGGGGAAAAGACAGCACAAGTTGCTTTAAATTTTGGCGCTGATGACCTTGACGGGACAATAGTAAAAGAGAAAATTACTCATGCAGCAGGAGCAAAATCAAAAGAGGGACTTACTATTGATGAGCTTGCTTTTCTGATTAAATCTGCCGGTTTTAATCCGGTTGAAAGGGATGCATTTTACAATGAAATTAAAAGATATTAATAGATATATATTTATTAACCCCTCCCCTAATATGCTAAAGGTAGCCAAAAAGATAGAGGAGTTTGGTAAAAAAACTGAAGTTTGTGTTGATAAAGATATTATTGCAGCAAATTGTTACAAACTATCGGTACATTTTGACAATGAATTTTTGTTCTATAGTGATAAAAATCGGGAGAGTGAGTTTTTAGAAAAGAATGCTTTTAAATTTAAAAGAGGACTTTTTTACAGACGTCCTGTTATTGAGAATATTCCTTTTAAGGGTACTTCAAAGGAGCTGTATCTAATTAACAAAGGTAAAATACTTTTTGAACAAAAGAATGATTTCAATATTTTTAATGGTAAGCCAAATGACGATGAAGTAGTGATTTTCTCATACTCTAAAAACATGTTAAGTGAGAGAGATTGTAAAAGAAAAATTGTGACTATTTTAGAAGTCGATAAAGAAACTTCAAATGCACTTCATTTTAATTATTTTATTTTTTTTATTAAAGATTTAAAATATGAGATGTTTTTAAATGGCAATAAATTGTACGTTGTTGGTGATAAAGATGCCGATATATTATTGAGTAAAAGATTAGAGTTTTTCAAAAAGAATAATTTTAAGAAACTCAGCGAATTTGTCATTTATGTAAACGAAAACCCATATCTTGTAAAATCGGAAAAAAATTATATATTGTTAAACGATTACAGCTATTTTAATATTTCAGTTAAAATGCCTGATGAGTGGTATCATAAACTGGGGCGTTATTTATGCACAGGAAAGCAGTAGTTGAGGGTGTTTTTTATCCAAAGTCTTTTAAAGCAATAAAGAATTTTGTTGATAGCTATGATGTAAAATTACAAGTGGAAGCAAAAATAGCGATTGTGCCGCATGCAGGTTACATATATTCCGGTGAAACTGCAGTTAAAACTTTAAAATTTATCAGCAAAATTGAAAAAAATATAATTTTACTTGGTCCAAATCATACAGGGTTGGGGGAAAAGGTTGCAGTCTTTCCTGAGGGTGAGTGGCAAACACCTTGTGGGGATGTTACGGTCAATAAAGATACCGTTGACTTGCTTGTTGAAAAAAGCGTTATTTTAAAAAGAGATACAATGGCTCATATACAAGAGCATTCACTTGAAGTATTACTTCCGATTTTAAAATATCTGAAAGATGATATAAATATTGTTCCTATTACAGTTTCTCATCTTACAAAAAATGAGTGTTTTAATGTTGCAAAGGATATATATGAAATAATAAAAGATGGCAGCTTTACGATAGTAGTAAGTACTGATTTCAATCATTTTGAAAGTAAAGAGGTTACTAACTATAAGGACAAATTAGCAATTGAAAAAATATTGGACATTGACCCTGAAGGGCTTTATGATATCATCTTTGAAAAGAGGATATCGATGTGCGGTGTTTTTCCTGTTACCATAGCACTTTATTTGTCTAAAATGTTAAACTTAAATAATGTGAAGCTTGTAGAGCACACAACAAGTGCAAAAGCAAGTGGTGATTATAACAGAGTTGTCGGATATGCTGGTATTTTAATTGGGTAGGAGGAGTAAATATGATTAAAAAAGCAGTTATCCCTGCAGCGGGGTTTGGGACAAGGATGCTCCCTTTTACGAAAGCTGTTCCTAAGGAGATGATTACATTGGTGGATAGACCTGCCATTGATTATGCTATTGATGAGGCAGTTGCTGCGGGCATTGATGAGATTATTTTAATAACAAGTAAGTCAAAAAACTTGATTGAAGATTATTACGACAGATATTATGAGCTTGAGAATGCTCTTGAAAAATCTGGGAAAACAGAGCTTTTGACTGAAGTTGTGGGGCTTGCAGAAAAATGCAAAATTGTTTCTGTCAGACAAAAAGAGCAGCTGGGGCTTGGACATGCTGTCTATTGTGCGGCTGATTTGGTAGGGGGTGAGCCGTTTGCAGTTATTTTGCCTGATGATCTGTTTCTTTCAAATAAGCCTGTGTTGGCACAATTAAAAGAGGCTTATGAAAAGGTTAAAAGCCCTGTCTTGGCAATTCAAGAGGTGCCTGAAAATGAAACTTCAAAATACGGGATTGTAGATATAAAAAACAGTATAGAGACAAATCTTTATGGCTTGAAAAGTATGGTGGAAAAACCGAAAGAAAATCCGCCTTCAAACTATGCAATTGTGGGGAGATATATTTTGACACCCGATATTTTGAAAGAGCTTGGCAATACAGGCAGTGGCGCATTGGGAGAAATACAGCTTACCGATGCTATAAACAGGGTTGCTAAAAGCGGTGAAGTGTTTGGGCTGGTTTATGAAGGTAAACGATTTGACTGTGGCAGCAAGCAGGGCTATTTGGAAGCAGTAGTAAATTTTACGTTGGCTAGAGAAGATTTGCGGGATGATTTTCTAAATGTTATAAAGAAAATAAAGATGTAATATGAAAGAGTTTAAGGGAATTTATCATCTTCACGGCTCAATAAACAAAAAGATTGAAGAAATTTTACAGACTCTATATAAGCATAAAGGGCTTGATGTCCCTTCGGGCCCAAAGATTGATGTGATTGTTGGCAAAGGCTACATAGATGTGTATGCTGATTTGCCGGGTGTAGATATTGATGATTTTAAAGTCTATTTAGTAGAAAACAAGCTTGTGATTGAAGGGGTAAAAAGAACTCTTAAGCATGCCGAGAAGGTAAATTATTTAGTTATTGAAAGGGAATTTTTTCCATTCAGAAAAATAATTGAGATACCTTCTGAAGTGAGTTTTGAAAATGGCTTTGCCAAGCTTAAAGATGGTGTGCTTCACATAAGACTGGAAATGAATTAGAGAAAGAAATTTTGGAGGTTAGTGTGGAATTTAACGAAAATGACATAAAAATACCTGAAGAGTTACCACTATTACCTGTAAGGGATATAGTGGTTTTCCCTTTTATGGTAATCCCTCTTTTTGTTGGAAGAGAGGCCAGTATCAAGGCTGTTGATGATGCTTTGGCAGAAAAGAGGATGATTTTTTTAGCTTCTCAAAAAGATCCTATGAATGAAGACCCTGGTAAGGGTGAAGTGTATGATATCGGTACTATAGCTGTAATTCTTAGAATGCTCAAACTGCCTGACGGTAGAGTAAAGATACTTGTTCAAGGGTTAAAAAGGGGAAAAATTCAAGAATTTATTAAGGATGAACCTTACTTTAAAGTAAGGGTTGAGCAGATAGAAGAGGATGATAAAACAGATGATTTGAAAGTAGAAGCACTTACAAGACATGTAAAAGATCAGTTAAATCGTGCTGTCAGTCTTGGCAAACCTATGCTTCCTGATCTGTTGGCAATTATTGATTCTATTGAAGAGCCGGGTAAGTTGGCTGACCTTATTGTGTCAAACTTGGGGCTAAAAATTAGTGAATCTCAAGAAGTACTTGAAACGATAGATTCTGTTGAGAGGTTGAAAAAGGTAAGTGAGTTTCTAAACAGGGAAATTTCAATTCTTGAAGTGCAGCAGAAGATTTTAAGCGAAGCAAAAGGGGAGATAGATAAAAGTCAAAAGGAATATTTCCTGAAAGAGCAGCTCAAAGCTATCAGAAAAGAGCTTGGGGAGGAAGATGATTTTAATAAAGAGATAGAAGAATTAAATATCAAAATTAATAAATTAAAGATGCCAAAGGATGTAAGGGAAGAGGCGTTAAAACAGCTCAAAAGGCTTTCAAGAATGCATTCAGATTCTGCCGAGGCGACTGTTGTAAGATCTTATGTAGAGTGGCTTGTAGAGCTACCTTGGAAAAAGTCATCAAAAGATAACCTTGATATAAAAAACGCAAAATTGATACTCGATGAAGATCATTACGGACTTGAAGAGGTTAAGGACAGGATATTGGATTTTCTGTCAGTCAGAAAACTAAAAAAAGATATGAAGAGCCCTATTTTATGCTTTGTTGGGCCTCCAGGAGTCGGTAAGACTTCCCTTGGTAAATCTATTGCAAGGGCGATGAATAGAAAATTTTTAAGAATTTCCCTTGGTGGTGTAAGGGATGAAGCTGAAATAAGAGGGCATAGGAGAACATATATAGGAGCCATGCCCGGTAAAATAATCCAAGGACTTAAAAGTGTAGGCACCGATAACCCGGTTTTTATGCTTGATGAGATAGATAAGCTTGGGAATGATTTCAGGGGTGATCCTGCTTCGGCACTTCTTGAAGTGCTTGATCCGGAGCAAAATAATAGCTTTGTTGATCACTATATTGGAGTGCCTTTTGACCTATCCAAAGTATTTTTTATAACTACGGCTAATTACTTAGAGCCTATCCCCCCGGCTTTAAAAGATAGGATGGAAATTATTGAAATACCGGGATATACCGAAGAGGAAAAGGTGAATATCGCTGAAAAATATTTAATTCCAAAACAGTGTAAAGAGAATGGAATAGAACTATTAAAATTTAGGAAAAGTGCAATTTTGAAAGTAGTTTCAGGCTATACAAGAGAATCTGGGTTAAGAAATCTTGAGAGAAATATAGGCACTGTTTGTAGAAAAGTTGCAAGAAAAGTTGCGGAAGAGGGTGTGTTTAAAAAAACTATTACTGAAACAGATGTTGTAAAATTTTTGGGGCCGGAGAAATTTTACCCTGAAGATGAATTAAAAAATAATGAAATTGGTGTCGTAACTGGTCTTGCCTGGACCCCTTATGGCGGTGATGTATTGTTTATTGAGTGCACTAAATATAAAGGGAAGGGGAATCTTGTTATTACTGGGCAACTTGGAGATGTAATGAAAGAATCTGCAAGAGCAGCACTGACATATGTCAGATCAATTGCTGATAGGTATAATATTAATGAAGAAGATTTTGAAAAATACGATATACATATTCACGTTCCTGCCGGTGCAATCCCAAAAGATGGCCCTTCTGCAGGTATAACTATGGCCATAGCAATTCTTTCTATTTTTTCAGGACGGCATGTTAACAAGGAAGTAGCAATGACGGGTGAGATAACTATCAGAGGTAAGGTATTGCCTATTGGTGGACTAAAGGAAAAGTTATTGGCCGCTAAAAGAATGAACGTTAAGAAAGTTATCATCCCTAAAAAGAATGAAAATGATTTGATAAAACTACCAAAATATATTAAAAATTCGCTTAAGATTTATACAGTAGAAAGCTTTGATGAGGTAGCGGAAATCGCTCTGATTTAAGGGGGAGTTTATAAAAATACGTGATAAGCTGGCAAGGCTGCTGACAATAGATAGATCACCCCATATAGTTGCGCTTTCTTCAGCTATAGGGATGATCATTGGTTTTTCCCCTTACGTAGGATTTCATACAGTCCTTGCTATTGCTTTTTCATATTTTTTGAATCTGCCAATTTATCCTTTAATTTTAGGTGCGTATATCACAAATCCTATTACACTTATATTTATATATGCTTTTTGCTATAAAGTTGGGTTGATTTTGACCGATACAAATATTGATATAGTTTTGGACTGGACAAAGCTAAATTGGGATATTATGTTACATAATGTCAAACAAGTATTATGGCCTTTTTTTGTCGGATGCCATGTAGTTGGTGTTTTGGCAGCAGTTATAACTTACGTTGCAGTTTATTTTATAATTAAGAGATACAAAGGGGCTGTGGTTGGCTGAAATTATTGCTATAGCAAGTGGAAAAGGTGGAGTTGGTAAGAGTTTTTTTGCTGCAAATCTTGCTATGTCCATAGCTAACAAGGGTGAGAGTGTTTTACTTGTAGATGGTGACCTTGGCGGAGCAAATCTTCATAACTTTGTAGGTTTGAAAGCTCCTGGAAAGAGTTTGTATAATTTCATTAGAGAGAAGCTTCCCATAGAGGATGTGATATTAAGAACCCCTGCCAATGTTGACTTTGTTGGTGGTGCGGGTGACGTTTTAGGGATG
Proteins encoded in this window:
- the rplT gene encoding 50S ribosomal protein L20 translates to MPRAKGGFKTRRRRNKWLKVSKGFVGVPNNVYKKSREVGERALAESYKGRKQRKRDFRRLWIIRINAAVRQYGLSYSRFIGMLKDKNIDIDRKVLSEMAVNNPQEFEQLVKKVSA
- the pheS gene encoding phenylalanine--tRNA ligase subunit alpha, which codes for MDLGVDIKSILEEIEKVSNLSDLYQLKVKYLGKKGIISQLNKNLKDIESDKRAEFGKKIHELRVLFENSYDEKEKALKEIERKQKLASEKIDITLPGFPINYGSIHPITKVYNEIVDIFTAMGFEVATGPEIESDFYNFEALNIPKAHPARDMQDTFYISEEVLLRTHTSPVQIRTMLEQKPPVKIIAPGKVYRCDSDVTHTPMFHQVEGLLVDEKVTFGDLKGTLTLFIKRLFGDDVPVRFRPSFFPFTEPSAEVDMGCVICNSNGCRVCKNTGWLEILGCGMVHPNVFKSVGYDSQKYRGYAFGMGIERITMLKFGINDLRLFFENNLKFLSQF
- a CDS encoding phenylalanine--tRNA ligase subunit beta, which produces MKVSLDWLKDFIDIDGIDPHEIADRLTMSGLEVEAVEYIPAIENIVVANVLEKKKHPDADKLSVCKVYDGNEEYQVVCGAKNVDKGQNIVFCKIGAVLPGDFKIKKAKIRGVESFGMIASLSELGLEEKSEGIYVLPEDIKIGDDPNKILGLGDYVLEISITPNRADCLSVIGVAREIAALYGLQVKEREFSIQELEEDANKYSYVKVKNSEICPVYLGRIIKDVTIKQSPLYIQNRLRKAGIRPINNIVDVTNYVLLEYGQPLHTFDLNEIEGGIVVRNADKGEKIVTLDGKEKVLDESMLVIADEKKAVAVAGVMGGEYSGINDNTKDVFLECAYFKPDSIRLTARRLGMQTDSSYRYERGIDMKNTYKMVDYAAYLLSKLSGGKILKNTLSDNPKGYEDKEVKVNFDKINSYIGLQISEDEIVNILKRLNFKLSKQGTDYVVVPPSYRVDIEIWQDIVEEVARVYGYNNIPTSTPEILADGRVKKPLLKAVMDIKRHLAALGFVEAINYSFTSEKILSHFDDSKKFVKLLNPISEDLAVMRTFVFPSLLMNIKNNLNNGYKNVRFFEVASTYLKKDDGLPEQKVSLSIAVTDDFFGLYWDKIKKTETFYYLKGVLENIGKFFNVNFNFVRSDFEFLHPGKSADIYIEDKKIGFIGCIHPDINEKIDIDLPVYVAELELEELVNIVKDRKIKFKSFSVYPFVYKDLSLLVKKDIFSEDIRKFILSYDPLIENCIVFDKFEDEKIGLENVSLAFRIYFLHNEKTLTDEETNGILTRLVSDLEKRFLAKLR
- a CDS encoding response regulator; the protein is MIDAKNYKVLVVDDEDYIRESIEIILRTEGFEVFSVNSGPKALQVLQEKNIDVVLTDIKMPEMDGVTLLKKIKGEYQVEVILITGFPSLDTAVESVKFGAYDYITKPFKVEDLLNKILKAIENKKLKKEVVELNQIISIYDSSKFFANIMHVDEIFEKMNTIIFDFLKNDGYFIRLFTREYIKDVNVDKNLNKFITDNFSYKEALTIFSNLEHYETTVKLNGKDINLLLLPMKSREGLWGIVGVFREGSRSYSDLDCKVHGIYIDQFSLSLLNVYSFEDLSKGYLETITALSKAVDAKDHYTMGHSENVKRYSLMIVEELGLNEEFKDAMIYAGLLHDIGKIGVPTEIIIKPDRLTNEEYEEMKKHPIHGKDILSPIEFLGDVPYYVLYHHEKLDGSGYPYGLTAEDIPLGAKILHVADSYDAMTTDRSYRMRRDPKLAFEELDRCTGTQFDREIVAAFKSAMRKKGNI
- the mqnE gene encoding aminofutalosine synthase MqnE, coding for MKSLLKKDLLELGKEAFNIKKQLYGDDVFFVRNVHLNYTNICVNHCRFCAFAKDEGEDNAYEMSVDDVLKYLSDKAVGCVEVHIVGGLHPSKPFEFYLDMIQSIKQAYPFLTIKAFSAVEIDYFSRISGLSIDGVFDKLKLSGLEMLPGGGAEILDKKIRNQICPEKIDADRWLYIMESAHNNGIRTNATVLYGHLETEEDILEHLLKIKKLQDKTGGFSAFIPLSFHPENTFLSERLPVTGVEDLRVIALSRIVLDNIPHIKAYWVMLGEKTAQVALNFGADDLDGTIVKEKITHAAGAKSKEGLTIDELAFLIKSAGFNPVERDAFYNEIKRY
- the amrB gene encoding AmmeMemoRadiSam system protein B, which translates into the protein MHRKAVVEGVFYPKSFKAIKNFVDSYDVKLQVEAKIAIVPHAGYIYSGETAVKTLKFISKIEKNIILLGPNHTGLGEKVAVFPEGEWQTPCGDVTVNKDTVDLLVEKSVILKRDTMAHIQEHSLEVLLPILKYLKDDINIVPITVSHLTKNECFNVAKDIYEIIKDGSFTIVVSTDFNHFESKEVTNYKDKLAIEKILDIDPEGLYDIIFEKRISMCGVFPVTIALYLSKMLNLNNVKLVEHTTSAKASGDYNRVVGYAGILIG
- the galU gene encoding UTP--glucose-1-phosphate uridylyltransferase GalU, whose protein sequence is MIKKAVIPAAGFGTRMLPFTKAVPKEMITLVDRPAIDYAIDEAVAAGIDEIILITSKSKNLIEDYYDRYYELENALEKSGKTELLTEVVGLAEKCKIVSVRQKEQLGLGHAVYCAADLVGGEPFAVILPDDLFLSNKPVLAQLKEAYEKVKSPVLAIQEVPENETSKYGIVDIKNSIETNLYGLKSMVEKPKENPPSNYAIVGRYILTPDILKELGNTGSGALGEIQLTDAINRVAKSGEVFGLVYEGKRFDCGSKQGYLEAVVNFTLAREDLRDDFLNVIKKIKM
- a CDS encoding Hsp20/alpha crystallin family protein, whose amino-acid sequence is MKEFKGIYHLHGSINKKIEEILQTLYKHKGLDVPSGPKIDVIVGKGYIDVYADLPGVDIDDFKVYLVENKLVIEGVKRTLKHAEKVNYLVIEREFFPFRKIIEIPSEVSFENGFAKLKDGVLHIRLEMN